In the Gemmatimonadota bacterium genome, AAGTCTTTTGTTTGTTTTCCAGAATCTCGGATATCAGCCCAATAATTTAGATGATAGCTGGGTAGCACCCCTGCTTTCAAACCGCAGCCAAAAGGTTCGATTCTGGTGTGTAAAAACTTTGGGAAAGACGAAAAGAGAAGAACATATACCTCTCCTAAAGAACGTCGCGTTAAAAGATGAAGCAACAGAAGTTAGACGAGAGGCTGTTTCTTCAATCGGAAGACTGCGGTCTCCTGCAATCGTTTCTGTATTGTCTGAGATTTTAACTGATGATGACCCTAAAATTGTTTTACAAGCGATTCGGGGACTTCTGACCTTCAAGGATGATGCGAGTGTAAGTAAGCAGCTTAAATCTTTTCGCAACCACCCAAATGAAATGATTCAAAAGGTCATAAAGAAGGAATATTATTCGTCTGCAAGTAATACGCTTCCAAAGCAAGCACATAAAGTCTCTTATGATTTCTTGAAAAATGTAATTGTTTTAGGCGATGTGCGGAAGGTATTAGAGGCTGTGCCGGATGAAAGTTTCCATCTTACGTTCACTTCTCCACCTTATTACAACGCAAGAGATTATTCAATTTACAAGAGCTATCAAGAATATTTGGATCTTTTGAAGGAGGTTTTTGAACTTACACACCAAAAGACCAAGGAAGGACGTTTCCTCATTGTTAATACATCGCCGATTATCATTCCCAGAGTTAGCCGTCAACATTCCAGCAAGAGATACCCAATACCCTTTGATGTTCACAACTTTCTGGTCAATATGGGGTGGGAATTTATTGACGATATTGTATGGAAAAAACCGGAAACGAGTGTGAAGAACAGGAATGCGGGATTTTTGCAACATCGCAAGCCATTGGCATATAAGCCCAATGCTGTAACCGAATATTTGATGGTTTATAGGAAAGAAACAGATAGGCTCATAGATTGGAATATGCGCCAGTATGATAAAGAAACCGTAGAAGAGAGCAAAGTGGAAGATGGTTATGAGACATCAAATGTTTGGGAAATAGCCCCAAAGCATGACAAGGTTCATTCGGCAGTTTTTCCTGTTGAGTTGTGCAGGAGGGTTGTTAAATACTATTCATTCAAAGGTGATTTGGTATTTGATCCATTTGCTGGGAGTGGGACCTTTGGCAAAGTAGCAGAGAGTTTGAACAGATTTTTCTTTCTTACAGAGCAAGAACTAGAGTATTTTGACTATATGAAAATAAATTTCGCGGAAGCTGATGTGTTTGAAGACACAAAAATTGCTCCTAATTTTTTGACGCTTGACCAATTTAGAGAGAGGGAAAAATGACACTGACAGAACAAGTAGCAAAAAACATCATCAGAAAACTTCTCAAGGGTGAGGATTATAGAATAGAGATTGTGACCCTTATAAACGCTGAGTTTTTGCAATTTGCGATAGAATTTTTTAAGGAAGTGGTTTTTGCAAAATTCAATGATCAAACAGTAACGGCTGATTGGTATAAAAGAAAATTTCTCGATCATGAACTTCCCACAAAAGATATAGCCATAAACTCTGGATTAAACATGAAAACCATTGATAATATGTATAATTCGGTTGCGAGACAGGTAGTGATAGATGCGTCAAATAATCATTATGATACTTTGTATAAGTCCATTAAGAGTCTTGTCGATTCGGGTGAAGAACTCGAATTGACATTGACGCTAAAATTCCGAGATGTGAGCGTGGATTTGAATGTTAGTGAGACATTGATTGTCATTAACACTCTTGCCGTTAAAAGGGCTGCTTTAAGAGGTGGGTTGTGGAGCACTGCCGGAAAAAGAGTTGAAAAGCCTCTCATGCAAACATTATGCAAGTTATACAGAGTGCCTGAAGAAAATTATACGTCTGATTTGCAGGAGATAGATGGTCAAGAAGGCTTTACTCGTGAGATAGATTTTTACCTAATTAAAGATGGCGAAAATTATAAATGTGAAGTAAAACTGATGGGAAAAGGCAACCCTGAGAGTGCAGATTCGGCTTTCGCAAGGAAGAGCAAGGTCTTTATTGCTGACACGCTCTCTGAAACAAACAAGATGCAATTGGATAGTGAGAAAATAGAGTGGGTCGAATTAAGAGATGTACAAGGCTTTCAAAGATTTAAGACCGTACTGGAAAACCTTGGTATACCGTTTACAGATATTGATATAGGGAACTTGGAAAGGGATGTCGAGAGGATATTTAATGAAATTTTTGTAGCGAGATTGCTTTAATTGTGGCAGAAATATACCTTCCTGGGGGCTTCCCAGATGGCCGGGACAACCCCAACCACCGTCTTCAAAAAGGCTGTGCTTGAATGGCTGAGGAATCCAGACCTTGAAACAATGGTCAGCAGTCTGCACCAATTTATCCAAAAAGATCAAGCATGAGGTTATATCTTGTAAATAATGGCTGTATAGCGGATAATCCATCTGCCCAAAACAGTGAACTGTACGATAGCTTTGAAGCAGAGCAAATGGTTTGGCATTTTATTGGTCGGCGGCTTCCTGTTGGAACGGGTATCGCATCGTCCAATGCATCAACTGCTCGCGTGCAACAGTGCTTTGTTGGTGCCTTTTGTTATCCGGATGGGGTATCTGGCCCTGATGGATTTAGGGTGATTTAATTATCCTGCAAGCATGGATGATTTTGCAAGAAGTTCCTTTCTGTCGCGTCCATACGCAAGTTGAAATACTCTTTCACGGCCACCCACCGTTTTATATACTCGCACTGAAAGGATTCATTCGGTGGCAACCAGTTTGCGGGGTCTCTATCTCCTTTAGACCGATTGGCAGATGCAGAAACAGCGATCAATGAATGTTCATTCGTCAAGTCATTCGCAAATGCTTCTCTTTGTTCTGGAGTCCAGGTATCTGCGCCACTTCGATGGGCTTCAGACAGCGGAATGAAGTGGTCTATGTCCAATCGACTCGGATCGGTAAAAATCTGTCCTGTGTACAGATCCAGCCATTCGCCTGATACGACCCGACATCCTCTATCGTCGAGAACGACGGGTTGCAAACTTTCGGATATTAGAACTTCCTGTCGTGTGTCCTGGCAATCACCATCAGCATCAACCCAATGCTTGTAAAGGTCGCGGTCATAAGGAATGACAGGCGCACCAATCTCGATATAAAACGTATCTACTTTTGAGACGTATATGGTGTCCCGGATGGTAGTAAAAACGGTATCTATTTTTGCTACATAAATGGTATCAGACGGGGCATATATGGTGTCTGTTTTCGTTACATAAATGGTATCAGTACGCGCTGGTGCAGGTGGGCCTTGCTTGCCAAAGTTTTGTACTAAAATTAAGAAGTCTTGAAAATCCACGTCTCCATCTAAATCAAGATCGCCGTCAATAGCTTCTGCAATATTGGCTGTTGCCATAATAAGCAATAGGCAACCAACAATTCTTTT is a window encoding:
- a CDS encoding CfrBI family restriction endonuclease, with translation MTLTEQVAKNIIRKLLKGEDYRIEIVTLINAEFLQFAIEFFKEVVFAKFNDQTVTADWYKRKFLDHELPTKDIAINSGLNMKTIDNMYNSVARQVVIDASNNHYDTLYKSIKSLVDSGEELELTLTLKFRDVSVDLNVSETLIVINTLAVKRAALRGGLWSTAGKRVEKPLMQTLCKLYRVPEENYTSDLQEIDGQEGFTREIDFYLIKDGENYKCEVKLMGKGNPESADSAFARKSKVFIADTLSETNKMQLDSEKIEWVELRDVQGFQRFKTVLENLGIPFTDIDIGNLERDVERIFNEIFVARLL
- a CDS encoding restriction endonuclease subunit M, translated to SLLFVFQNLGYQPNNLDDSWVAPLLSNRSQKVRFWCVKTLGKTKREEHIPLLKNVALKDEATEVRREAVSSIGRLRSPAIVSVLSEILTDDDPKIVLQAIRGLLTFKDDASVSKQLKSFRNHPNEMIQKVIKKEYYSSASNTLPKQAHKVSYDFLKNVIVLGDVRKVLEAVPDESFHLTFTSPPYYNARDYSIYKSYQEYLDLLKEVFELTHQKTKEGRFLIVNTSPIIIPRVSRQHSSKRYPIPFDVHNFLVNMGWEFIDDIVWKKPETSVKNRNAGFLQHRKPLAYKPNAVTEYLMVYRKETDRLIDWNMRQYDKETVEESKVEDGYETSNVWEIAPKHDKVHSAVFPVELCRRVVKYYSFKGDLVFDPFAGSGTFGKVAESLNRFFFLTEQELEYFDYMKINFAEADVFEDTKIAPNFLTLDQFREREK
- a CDS encoding HNH endonuclease produces the protein MATANIAEAIDGDLDLDGDVDFQDFLILVQNFGKQGPPAPARTDTIYVTKTDTIYAPSDTIYVAKIDTVFTTIRDTIYVSKVDTFYIEIGAPVIPYDRDLYKHWVDADGDCQDTRQEVLISESLQPVVLDDRGCRVVSGEWLDLYTGQIFTDPSRLDIDHFIPLSEAHRSGADTWTPEQREAFANDLTNEHSLIAVSASANRSKGDRDPANWLPPNESFQCEYIKRWVAVKEYFNLRMDATERNFLQNHPCLQDN